The following DNA comes from Thermodesulfobacteriota bacterium.
TGATGAGGGGTGAGAGAGGGTGATCGTTTATAAAAAGTTTCTGGAAGGCAACTCATGTCTCTTCGACTTCTAAGTATATGTTGATGGACTCCCACTCATCGTACAGCTTGTTTAGTGTGTTTTCCAGTTGACAGTACTCGTTTGCTATTTCATGGGAAAGTTCTTTGTCTTCGTAGAATCGGGGGTTCTGGAGGAGGCTCTCGATCTCTGATTTTCTTTCCTCCATCTTCTGTATTCTCTCCTCCAGTTCGGCCAGTCCTTTTCGAATCTGTTTGGGAGATAGCAGTTTCCAATCTTTTAAGTTCTCGATACCCCGTTCCAGGACTTCTCGGTACATCTTGTTTCGTTCTTCAGCCTCCGAGCGTTTATTCTCTTTCAATCTGTCCCGGGTTTTTACGGCCTCGATACCAAGATTTTCGTTATTTATCTCGGCCTTTTGACCACCGTTGTTATCGGTGGAGAAATCTTGCATTTCCTTGTTCAAATGGTATTGGTAACCGGAATAGTTTCCGAGAAACGCGTGAACCTGGCCGTGCCCGACGTACCATACCTTGTTGGCAATCCTGTCCAGAAAATGCCGGTCGTGGCTTACAACGACAAAAGTACCGGTGTACTGGCTCAATGCCTCTATCAGTATTTTCCTGGATTGGATGTCGAGATGATTGGTGGGCTCATCCAATATCATGAAGTTTGTGGGAGAGATGAGCGTTTTTGCTAATGCTACACGGCTTTTCTCTCCTCCGGACAGTACTCCTATGCGTTTGAAAACATCATCGCCGGTGAAAAGAAAAGCCCCGAGGAGTGACCTGAGCATGGTTTCATTCTTCCCGTTGCTGTGCTCTTCCAGTTCACCTATGATTGTATTTGACGGGTTCAGGGATTCGGCTTGATGCTGGGCGAAATAGGTAATTTCAGTCTTGTACCCTATCTTACGCGTTCCCTCGAACGGCTCTATGCCCAGAAGAATCCTGGCCAGCGTGCTTTTTCCAGCTCCGTTTTTACCGACAAGGGCTATCTTGTCCCCTCGTTCTATTACCAGGGGTCCTGTATCTTTAAACACCACTTTGCCATTGCCACTTTTGTGGTTGTATGTTTTAGAGAAAGTGGAAAGCTCTATCACTGTCCTTCCGGACTTCTCCGGCTCTGGGAACCGAAAATGTATAGATGGGTCTTCCACGGGTGGAGGAGGAATACGTTCCATCTTCTCTAGCATCTTTATCCGGCTTTGCACCTGTCTGGCCTTGGTTGCCTTGTAACGAAAGCGTTCGATAAAGCGCTCAATCTGGCGGATTTGTCTTTGCTGGTTTTCGTATGCGGATTCATGCAGAGCCCGCCGTGATTCCCTCTGCTGAAGATATGATGTGTAGTTGCCGGTGTATTCGATAACCTGTCCCAGCGTCAGTTCGACGATATGGTCGACCATCCTGTCCAGAAAGTAACGGTCGTGGGATACCAGCACTACCGTGCCCGGAAATGTTTTCAAATAGTTTTCCAGCCAGTCGATGCTTTCGATATCCAGATGGTTCGTAGGCTCGTCCAGGAGAAGTAGGTCGGGATTCCGGAGCAGGAGCTTGGCCAGTGCTACGCGCATACGCCAGCCGCCGGAAAAGGTGTCTATAAGTTTTGCTAACTCGTCGGTTTCAAACCCCAGTCCCATGAGTAGTTTCTCGGCTTGATACTGAGTCTTGTGAGCGTCTCTCGCTGTAAGTTCCGTATGGATTATATCCAGGCGGGAAATTAATCTCTTATATTCCTGGCTCTCAAAATCCGAGACTGCTTTCAGCGTCTCGGTTATGCTTTCCGCTTCCTTTTCCAGTTCGTATATCTCCTTGAATGCGGTCATGGCTTCGTCAAGCACGGTGCGCTCGGATCTTTCCTCCTGTATTTCCTGGGGAAGATAACCAATTGTCATAGAGGAGGACATGGAAATAGACCCGGAGTCGGGCTGCCGTATGCCGGCAATAACATCCATGAGCGTCGTCTTGCCCACGCCGTTAGGGCCGACCAGGCCGATTTTCCTTCCCTCCTTGATGTGCCAAGAGAGGTCTTTAAAGATCACCTGTGCGCCGAAGCTAAGGGAGATGTTGACTAGCTGGATCATTTTTGTTACGTGGGTAAGAGTTGGCTTTTTATTATACTGGTTTTTTCGAGAGAGTTTTTCTCGGTTGTGAGAGTAAATCTAAAAGCAACTCTTAATCAATTACAAGTTATAGCCCGGTTAATTATACCTTGAGTGGCTTAAAGTTAGCTATTTTTGTGCTCCGGTTTTTGTATTAAAATCGCTGAGGTGAAATGTCCCAACAAGAGAATCTTCATTGACTCCAATTTCCAATCGGTTATATAATGGCTGAGAAGTAATAGAACATCCACCTGGTACGTTTACTTGTTTTCTCATAAGGAGGGTTTAAAAGATGGGAAGTATAATAAACATTCTTTTAATTTTGGTCTTATTGTTTGGTATCGGTTGCACCAAATCAGGTTCTTTTCCCTCCGGGCGCTTAATAGACCTCACCCACGACTTTTCTTCCGAAACGGTATATTGGCCTACTTCCGAGCCTTTCCGATTGGAAACGGTGTTTAGCGGGGTTACCGATAAGGGATTCTTTTACTCCGCCTATCAATTCTCTACCGCCGAACACGGCGGGACGCACATCGATGCCCCGGTCCATTTTGCCGAAGGGCGAAACACCGTGGACCAGATTCCCTTGGAAAAACTGATGGGCCCGGCGGTGGTCATTGACGTCTCCTCAAAGGCGTTGGAGAACCGAGACT
Coding sequences within:
- a CDS encoding ABC-F family ATP-binding cassette domain-containing protein, whose amino-acid sequence is MIQLVNISLSFGAQVIFKDLSWHIKEGRKIGLVGPNGVGKTTLMDVIAGIRQPDSGSISMSSSMTIGYLPQEIQEERSERTVLDEAMTAFKEIYELEKEAESITETLKAVSDFESQEYKRLISRLDIIHTELTARDAHKTQYQAEKLLMGLGFETDELAKLIDTFSGGWRMRVALAKLLLRNPDLLLLDEPTNHLDIESIDWLENYLKTFPGTVVLVSHDRYFLDRMVDHIVELTLGQVIEYTGNYTSYLQQRESRRALHESAYENQQRQIRQIERFIERFRYKATKARQVQSRIKMLEKMERIPPPPVEDPSIHFRFPEPEKSGRTVIELSTFSKTYNHKSGNGKVVFKDTGPLVIERGDKIALVGKNGAGKSTLARILLGIEPFEGTRKIGYKTEITYFAQHQAESLNPSNTIIGELEEHSNGKNETMLRSLLGAFLFTGDDVFKRIGVLSGGEKSRVALAKTLISPTNFMILDEPTNHLDIQSRKILIEALSQYTGTFVVVSHDRHFLDRIANKVWYVGHGQVHAFLGNYSGYQYHLNKEMQDFSTDNNGGQKAEINNENLGIEAVKTRDRLKENKRSEAEERNKMYREVLERGIENLKDWKLLSPKQIRKGLAELEERIQKMEERKSEIESLLQNPRFYEDKELSHEIANEYCQLENTLNKLYDEWESINIYLEVEET